The following proteins are encoded in a genomic region of Desulfosporosinus youngiae DSM 17734:
- the yajC gene encoding preprotein translocase subunit YajC has product MDQSTLTLVLYFVVFFGIMYFLMIRPQQKQAKKRAALMSSLRTRDQVITAGGIYGKITKVKEDSVMLEIADKVEIEMAKSGIVSVENREIELEKGK; this is encoded by the coding sequence GTGGATCAATCAACATTAACATTAGTCCTATATTTTGTGGTCTTTTTTGGAATTATGTACTTTCTCATGATTAGGCCTCAGCAGAAACAGGCTAAGAAACGAGCCGCTCTAATGAGTAGTCTTCGCACAAGAGACCAAGTAATCACTGCAGGTGGGATCTATGGTAAGATCACAAAAGTGAAGGAAGATTCCGTTATGCTGGAGATTGCAGATAAAGTAGAAATCGAAATGGCTAAATCCGGAATTGTAAGTGTAGAAAATCGTGAAATAGAGCTTGAAAAGGGTAAATAG
- a CDS encoding EcsC family protein, with product MPLYRDLQNNEPAYEEYVRSDLNCWVRRLLQKPGLLERTSKAIQTKVNDKVIPEKVHTIITATVKGLVKSVVFGLEYIPNSPVFYGVRLQERDQRAQRLLVKYRKIAAAEGAGAGAGGFTLAVADFPALIVIKMKFLFELAHIYGFSTQDYRERLFLLYIFQLAFSSQEKRPELYNTILNWDNFIGSWPSEKEAQQQVNWEQFQREYRDAIDFRKTLQLIPGLGAIVGAWANYGLIDDLGTVGINCYRLRILGGAHVDSHFAKH from the coding sequence GTGCCCTTATATAGGGATCTGCAAAATAATGAGCCGGCCTATGAAGAGTATGTGAGATCAGACTTAAATTGTTGGGTCAGGAGATTGTTACAGAAACCAGGATTGTTGGAACGTACCTCAAAGGCTATTCAAACTAAAGTCAATGATAAAGTTATTCCTGAAAAGGTGCATACTATAATAACGGCAACGGTTAAGGGGTTAGTAAAATCCGTCGTTTTTGGGCTTGAGTATATTCCTAACAGCCCTGTTTTTTATGGAGTCCGGTTGCAAGAGCGCGACCAACGAGCTCAAAGGCTTCTGGTCAAATATCGGAAAATCGCTGCCGCAGAAGGGGCTGGGGCTGGTGCAGGAGGTTTTACCCTGGCTGTTGCCGATTTCCCGGCCCTTATTGTCATCAAAATGAAATTTCTCTTTGAGTTAGCGCATATTTATGGGTTTTCTACCCAAGATTATCGAGAGAGGCTCTTTTTGTTGTATATTTTTCAATTGGCTTTTTCAAGTCAGGAAAAACGCCCTGAATTATATAACACGATTCTAAATTGGGATAACTTCATAGGAAGCTGGCCTTCAGAGAAAGAGGCCCAACAGCAAGTTAATTGGGAACAGTTTCAGCGGGAGTACCGGGATGCCATTGATTTCAGAAAAACCCTTCAGCTCATACCCGGGCTGGGTGCGATAGTGGGAGCTTGGGCAAATTACGGGCTGATAGATGATTTGGGAACGGTTGGTATAAATTGCTATCGCCTGAGAATTTTGGGAGGTGCTCATGTCGATAGTCACTTTGCAAAACATTAA
- a CDS encoding HD domain-containing protein gives MSIVTLQNIKTDPYVRALIDAGNRHLAAIGFTEHGLRHAGLVSHIASNILEKMGHTERECELAAIAGYLHDIGNAVNRVAHAHSGAILAAGILERHEMPPEEIAIIIGAIGNHDEQDGNPVNVTSAALILADKSDVHRSRVRNRDLAKFDIHDRVNYAVKRSFLRVYPQERIALELTIDTEICPVMEYFEIFLARMLLSRKAAEFLLTQFELKINDVKLL, from the coding sequence ATGTCGATAGTCACTTTGCAAAACATTAAAACAGATCCTTATGTGCGCGCACTGATTGATGCGGGAAACCGGCATTTAGCCGCCATAGGTTTCACGGAGCATGGTCTGCGGCATGCGGGTTTAGTCTCTCATATCGCTTCAAATATTCTTGAAAAGATGGGACATACCGAAAGGGAGTGTGAACTGGCCGCCATTGCGGGTTATTTACACGACATAGGGAATGCTGTAAATCGTGTCGCCCATGCACATTCAGGGGCTATTCTGGCGGCTGGAATTTTAGAACGTCATGAAATGCCGCCCGAAGAAATTGCGATTATCATTGGGGCCATTGGAAACCATGATGAGCAGGATGGGAATCCTGTTAATGTTACCTCTGCCGCCTTAATTCTAGCCGACAAATCCGATGTTCATCGTTCCCGGGTGAGAAACCGGGACCTGGCAAAATTTGATATTCATGATCGTGTTAATTATGCAGTGAAACGCTCTTTTCTGCGGGTTTATCCTCAAGAGCGAATAGCTTTGGAACTCACGATTGATACGGAGATATGCCCGGTAATGGAATATTTTGAGATTTTTCTTGCCCGGATGCTATTGTCCCGCAAAGCGGCTGAATTTCTGCTCACTCAATTTGAATTAAAGATCAATGATGTAAAATTACTCT
- the tgt gene encoding tRNA guanosine(34) transglycosylase Tgt yields MASVYLEILKEDSRTKARLGKLHTPHGIMDTPVFMPVGTQATVKTITPEEIKEIGAGMILSNTYHLFLRPGHELIREAGGLHRFMNWDGAILTDSGGFQVFSLGDLRTIREEGVEFRSHIDGSHQFLSPEISMQVQMALGSDVVMAFDECAPYPCTHEYAKDSLERTTRWLKRCKETLTTTETQSLFGIVQGGMFEDLRRQSAAEVTALDLPGYAVGGLSVGEPKEMMYEVLDYTVPLLPREKPRYLMGVGSPDALIEGVMRGIDMFDCVLPTRIARNGTALTRYGKVIVRNAGSARDFGPIDPSCDCYTCRNYSRAYIRHLLKAEEILGLRLMTIHNLRYLQILMEEIREAIKEDRLPEYREKCFSDYGYDD; encoded by the coding sequence TTGGCCTCCGTATATTTGGAAATACTTAAGGAAGATTCACGGACGAAAGCACGTTTAGGAAAGCTGCATACACCGCATGGTATCATGGATACACCGGTATTCATGCCGGTTGGAACTCAAGCGACAGTAAAAACGATTACCCCGGAGGAAATCAAGGAAATTGGAGCGGGGATGATCTTAAGCAATACATACCATTTATTCTTGCGACCAGGACATGAGTTGATTCGGGAAGCGGGCGGACTTCATCGTTTTATGAACTGGGATGGTGCGATCCTGACCGACAGCGGCGGTTTTCAAGTATTCAGCTTAGGGGATCTGCGGACTATTAGGGAAGAAGGCGTAGAATTCAGGTCACATATCGATGGATCACATCAATTCCTGAGTCCGGAAATTTCCATGCAGGTCCAGATGGCTTTAGGCTCTGATGTAGTGATGGCCTTTGATGAGTGTGCTCCTTATCCATGTACCCATGAATATGCCAAGGACTCTTTGGAGAGGACTACCCGCTGGCTTAAACGGTGTAAGGAAACCTTGACAACCACTGAAACTCAATCCTTATTTGGAATTGTTCAAGGTGGCATGTTTGAAGATCTGCGTCGTCAAAGTGCTGCCGAGGTCACGGCCTTAGATTTGCCGGGGTATGCTGTCGGGGGCTTAAGTGTCGGAGAACCGAAAGAAATGATGTATGAGGTTTTAGATTATACGGTTCCCTTGCTCCCAAGAGAAAAACCGCGCTATCTGATGGGAGTCGGTTCCCCGGATGCTCTGATCGAAGGGGTTATGCGGGGGATTGACATGTTTGATTGCGTGCTCCCGACTCGGATTGCCCGCAACGGGACAGCATTAACCCGCTATGGCAAAGTGATTGTTCGCAATGCCGGATCAGCACGGGATTTTGGTCCGATTGATCCATCCTGCGATTGCTATACCTGTCGTAATTATTCCCGTGCTTATATAAGGCATCTGCTCAAGGCAGAAGAAATTCTGGGTCTCCGCCTGATGACGATTCATAATTTACGTTATCTCCAAATCCTAATGGAAGAAATAAGGGAAGCAATCAAAGAGGATCGTCTGCCGGAATATCGTGAAAAGTGTTTCTCAGATTATGGTTATGACGACTGA